One Argentina anserina chromosome 6, drPotAnse1.1, whole genome shotgun sequence genomic window, GGTAAAattcgtttttttttcatctaacATATGGAACAGCTAAAGATATGGAACAGCTCTCTCCATTCTGTATGGGAATGGGGAGCCCTAATCCGCAAGAAAAAACTGTATGAGCATAGTTACAGTAGAGAATATACAGAAGATGGTAGGAGAGATTATTAAGTTtcccaaagaaagaaaaaaaggccCCATGGGAGTGACTGAATTTAGTTTCATATCCCATTTAATAATTTTATCTACTTCATCTCTGTTATCAACTAATAATTATTGTTGGCAAATCCACAATGAAAGTTTAGTTTGGGTGCGGGTTCTGAAGAGGACTAAACAAAATACCTGAAGCATCTGCATTAACTTAGGATGCTGCTCCAAAACTTGACAAAGTTTTTCTCGGTCACCCAATAGAGACTGTCATGAAAAGGAACAGATAATTAGAACAGACCAAGGTCAGATTGTCAAACATTGAAACTTTTCAGCAGGTAGTTCACCAGCTCAAACACTGAATCCTCTCCAAAAAGATATTTGCAAATTTTATTGGAAATTTTGCCAAGATCCCTTGAAACTGAAGTCAAAGAGCACAACCTCATTCAAATGACTCCCAGTCTGCAATAGATAATGTAAAAGTACCTGAATAGCTTCTGGAGATTTGAAATATTCCTGTAAAGACATTGCTGGATCTTGTTGCTGTTGAGATGAAGCATCCCCTGATTGAGGCAAAACTTGTGGTTGAGAATAATCAACTTGCTGCTGTAGATgagcaaactcttgttgttgGGATTGATAATAGGCCTGCATAGGTGAAACCATCGGCTGTTGCAGCATTTGCAGTGAATGCACTGGAACAGGGCTCTGCAAAGAACCCTGTTCAAATTGTTGTGAAGCTTGTATAGGTGGCCTAAGATGTTGAGGTGGTTGTGGAGGACCAGGAAGCTGTGGGGGCTGCAGCGGCTGCAGCTGACCACCGCTATGAATAGACTGCATAGGAGATTGGGGAACAGAAAGATTCTGCAGCATATTTGGGTTGTCACCTTGCAGCCGAGTCGGTACATGTCCATACATAGCCATAGAATTTGAACCTGGCCTATTGAAAACCATATGAGGCACCAGAGCAGGTGGTGAATAGGCATTTATTCTGGTCCCAGAAGGTGCAGTGGAGCCCTGAGGAAGTTCAGTTGTTCCAACATTTGACTGATTAAATACTGTTGACTGGGAAATAGAAGTTCTGTTGGGTGTTGAATTGTATGGAGGTGGTGTACGAGGAAGTGGTGGAGGGGGCCTGGCCCCACTAGGAGAAGAAACAGAACTTCTGGATGAAGAGCCATTATTGAATGCAGAAGGATAATCTGAACGAATCTGCCAAGAATCAAGAACATTAATATATTCAGATAAGCCAGAAATAGATATTATTTAGAAGTGTAAGAACATGCCTAAAGAACTTACCTGGTAGGTTGTGGAGGGCTGCTGTCCCTCATTCATGGAGTTTAAAAATGGGGATGATTGACTTGGAACTGTATCAGGAGTCTGAGGTATCAAAGCTGCAACTGTTGAGGGTGGCGGCATTGGAGGTAAAGGAGGTTGATTTGGAAGAAACCTAGGGTCATAATATCCTGCAGAACCAGTAGCTACAGGCACGTTACCAATATGTTGTGGACTATTCTTTGGAAAGAAATTATGTGGATTCATTCTTGAATCAACTGGCCACTGGGCAGAAGATCCTGGTGAATTGTTATAGCAAAAACCAGGGAACCTAGGACTATTGGTTGCTGATGCAGATTCAAAGCCACTAGAAGCCTTAACTAGTGTAACATTATTTGACTCATCAGAATGCTCAAAATATTTCTTGTCTGAAGAAACACTTGGTTCTCGAGTCAAGGGCAATTCAGGACGTGAAACTGACATCCTGGAAGAGAATTCACTTTGTGTGTTCTCATCCATAATAGATGTTAATGGTGTGGAGTGAACATCGCTCTCTGTCTCTTCAACAATTGAGTGAGGAGAGCTTTGCTCAACAACGACAGGAGCAGGCTGCTGCAGTATATCATCCGGCTGAGGAAAGGGCAATTTGTCATCAGGTTCACACTCCTCACCATCAAATACTATGTCAATCTGAAGATCATCATCAAGATCTGCTTTCAATTGTTTAGGTTTGTTGAACTTCTCCTTAGCCGAGTCATTCACAGGGGTTGAACTCTTCACCTGTACCTTCACATCCCCAACTACCGTTGACAATGGATTCTGGCGTTCCCTTTCCCTGGCCATAAATTCATCCACATGCATTGAAGGAGGTCTCCCACCAGACGATCCAACTCGGGGGATTGCTATTACATTGGAATTCGAAACACCGTCATTTCTTTCTCTTGCAACATAATCATCAACATGCATGGAAGGAGGTCTACTAGTATTTGGTTTCCGCTGCCGAAACGCATCCCTACGAGTAGGAGCAGAGGGGGCAGTGTTCGAAGTGGGACCTCTCGCAAATGCAGTTTGAGTTGTGACCTCAGCCATGGAATTTTCTCCCCTAGCACGCCTATTTGGGCCATCAAGTGATGACATTTTCCTCTTGCCAGAAAGAGTTGATTGTGACAATCTATCCGGCAATGTTTCAGGACACTCCCACTGAAACTGATCTCCAAGTGCCCCTTGATATTCAACAGTCATTTCAGCACCAGCATGTGAGAGTAGATGGATCTTCGAAGAACATACAACATTTGGTGGTACCGGAACACTGTCACTTGAAAAGATATCATCCATTTTCAACAAAGAACTAGGCTTCTGTAACAACAGCATTAATGACTTCGCAGATTCTAAAGCCTGTTCAATGATCCTAAAGATGTCAGACATGATCATATTATACGAACAAAAGGAGCTCCTCTAAGAATTCTGTAACAACAGCATTAATGACTTAGCAGATTCTAAAGCCTGTTCAATGATCCTAAAGATGTCAGGCATGATCATATTATACGAACAAAAGGAGCTCCTCTAAGAATTCTGTTAGATTATATCAATCAAAATCAGCCATACCTCATACAAGAGAATCTGAATATCAGAAGCTGCAACATAGTCATCAGCTATTGGTGTCAACACAGATATTAGTTCATGAATGTAGTTCAAGTTTTCTTCTGCAACACCATCTGTTGAGCCTATATCATCAGGAAGACCAAAAAGGAACTTCACCGCAATAACCCCGTCTGAATTTAACCTAATAAGAGCAAACCATAAGTCTAGCAGCTGACATAAATAATTGAATCATCATACAAAAAACAGAACATGCATATATGgagcaaaacaaaaccataAGGCTCGTGTGAAACCAATAGAACCAACAGGCAAATCAAAATTTCCTGGCATAGAAGCGCGATCCTAGGAACCAATCAATTAATTCAGACTTGATGTATGGTACTACTAATTAATGAATATAATGTTGGCAGTTGGCAcatagtgaaaagaacgtgaATTGTTTGAGTATATAAGAGCATCCTCTATCGAAGTGATCCCTATAGTGcagatgtatatatacacacacacacacatgtaTGTACATAAATAATAGACTAAATAGAGTATAAATGTATTCACATTCATATCCATAGTAGATCCAGGAAATTAATTTAGACATCAACAACATAATCCTATGCGCTACCTTTGCACATTTCACGAATATGGGGTACAGATTGACATAATGGGAATACAATAACTTCCTAGATCTACTGTTAGGTTCTTTCTTATATACAGcagttacaaaaaaaaaatgcaacaGATTTGTGATCAACTATATATTTCAATAACAAATTAATAGGATTGGTTTATATCCGCTTCGGCCTAGTAgattaatatatatgattttgacAAAGCTTAATGCCACTTTTTTCAAATTCCATTTTAGCCAACTTGTCTCACCCATCATTCATCTAAATTGTCACACCCACACCGCACACAATAAATTTGAAGTGTAACATGCAACTAAAATTTGATAATATGTAATTAAAATGACAATGGTGATCTAAATATATAACATGTCAACTACAAAAGTATATGACACGCAATAAAGTAACCAGTAAGGTAAGAGAAATCACCTTTCCCCATCAAGGCAGAACCACAAACATCCCATGCACAAGGCTCTGACAGCCTCAATTGCATAACTTGATAAACCGTCTTTTGAATCAGCTGATCTTAACAAAGTTTTACAGCATAATAACAAAGGGGGGCACTTTCTCCATTCAGATTCATTAAAAAGACAACTGCTGCCATTTCCATCCATTAAATGCCCTTTATATGATTCACGATCCTCGGGAATATAATTAAGACCATTAAATGAGGATGCTAAAGCACTGCGGCCTTCACTACAAGAACCTAGATCTTTGAACGCAGCAAGGCATGCAAGTAATTCTTTTCCAGCAGAAAGAACCTGGTAAACGAGACTATTATCAGCATCAACTAAGGAAATAAGAATTACATTCTGAAGTGAATTTACTCATTTCTCACAAAAATAATTCCAATAAAAAGCATCAAATAAGCAAGTGCAagaaaactaaagaaaaagCAATGCTCAAGTTTATGGAATGTGTTGACTAAAAGAGGAAATCAAGTGCATTCCTATGCTCAAGCACATGGCTTTTTTTCGTTGAACACAAAATAACCCAGTGGATCAATGGACTACATGAAGGACGGTAGCTAGCACCTTAGAACTATAGTTCAGTAGGAACTCAACTTTAGGCTGGGTTAACTagagaaaattttcaaatggaTTAAACAACATTAATTCATGCATATCAAACATTAATCATAACCATAAAGAGCACGTTACCTGACAAAACCTGAGGAGATATTTTAAAATCATTATAGAATCTTCAGCACCCATGTTTGCGAACTTGTGCCTGTTATCCAATGAGGTAGTTCAGCACACATATGGTTAATCTGTAACATCTTGAATAAATTAAACGTGATGATACATGCGCATATTATCTACTCACAGATCATTGGGTAGACTTGCTTGAGAAATGGAAATCAATGAGAAGGACTTGAATACAGGGCGGGACCAACTAAGCACAGGAAATCCAGATTGAGATGAACTTCTACCAGCTAGGATAGTTATTCTATCTGCATCGATCGTACCTAAACACCTATCGAGCACTCTAGTTAGCGTTCCAATGACACCTTCCTTTAACAATAGTGCctgaaaaggaaaataaactgttaaaaatatgagctaaaaatcagaaacgaaaacaaaacaatacaAAACCAAACCTTGGCATGTGGGTGCTCCAATAAGCTGGCAATGAAATCCAGGTATCTATGAACCTGAAAAGTGAATATAtcagaagaaaagaaacaaacaagaaagTATACCAAATTAATCTAGCCAGAAAAAAGTTGCAACACACTAACCTTATAAGCATCCATATCTGACGGAGAAGACATCTCATAAGCATGAGCATGAATCCATGATAATATGGGCCGTAGAAGTACAGAACAGCTTTCAATTTTCTGGCAAGCAATGCGGATGACAAAAACTCGAAGCAGGTCTTGAATGACAACCAGTTCCTGTTTAAAATGATTTGACCATTTATGCAAGATATCATTATGAATGCACACACTACCTAGCCTTTTAAAGATTCTAgctagaaaagaaaaggtaaaTAACCAGTGACTGACTTAATGCAGAAGATATAACATACAGAGATGGCATAATGTTGTATAATCTGGGCTATTTTGTCCAAATGCTGGGTAAATTCGCTCAGCAACTTCTCAAGATTTGTTGGATGCAGATACCAGTTGACCTGTCTTTCCATCTCAGGGCCCAAAAGTGTCCCAACAGCCAACTTTCTAAGGGCACTCAGCAAAGGCATCCCATCTTTCCAGAGCCAGACTCCTTCTTCTGGAAATAAATCATTCTTGCAATGGCAGAGCAAGGAcaaaagatacataat contains:
- the LOC126797577 gene encoding protein virilizer homolog; this translates as MGRPEPCVLFAQTFVHPHLDEYVDEVLFAEPIVITACEFLEHNASSASQAVPLLGATLPPSFALEVFVQCEGETRFRRLCQPFLYSPSSSNVLEVEAVVTNHLVVRGSYRSLSLVIYGNTAEDLGQFNIEFDDSSITNLVSSAEGKLEDLPLALHSTNRTIEDSLSPPNTLYLPVTASDLSIEVKQLLQLTLKICELPNLGDAFHKVVSTVVSAATCYVTCSWGRSSDCGELRNVLSEGRTELIQLYKSLKEESGVASAESLDDCDFISEDDLITSKQLVDCLNQFLCFNKGFLSIVHHQLPQDTNVMMGLSVALLLCSGRESCFHFVSSGGMEQLVHVFSRDKHNSTATTLLLLGVIEKATQHSFGCEGFLGWWPREDENILSGVSDGYSRLLNLLLQKQRHDVASCATYVLHRLRFYEVTSRFEYAALSVLGGLSTNGRVTSDTYDMLICAQLQLKKLLKLITSRDPIEDPSPVASATRKLIIGQTEGLLSYKASNNLIASSNCCFSNRDIELHLLELLKERGFLPLAVALLSSSILRSEAGRALDIFVEVTSSIEAIILALLFCRSGLIFLLQHPELSATIIYALRGGDNVNKDVCLPLRYATVSISKGFFCVPQEVGIIVGMHLRVVNAIDRLLTAAPNSEEFLWMLWELCAVARSDCGREALLALGYFPEAVKILIEALHSAKEPEPLAKNNGASPLNLAIFHSVAEIFEVIVSDSTASSLGSWIGHVTELHKALYSSSPGSNRKDAPTRMLEWIDAGVVYHKNGVAGLLRYAAVIASGGDAHLNSTIPLVSDLTDAESVIGDSCGASDVNVLENLGKFISDKTFDGLTLRDSSVAQLTTALRILAFISENSTVAATLYDEGAIAIVYAVLVNCRFMLERSSNSYDYLVDEGTECNSTSDLLLERNREQSLVDLLVPTLVLLVNLLQKLKEVQEQHRNTKFLNALLRLHREVSPKLAACAADLSSPYPDSAIGFGALCHLLVSALACWPVFGWTPGLFHHLLDSVHVTSLLALGPKETCSLLCLMNDLFPEEGVWLWKDGMPLLSALRKLAVGTLLGPEMERQVNWYLHPTNLEKLLSEFTQHLDKIAQIIQHYAISELVVIQDLLRVFVIRIACQKIESCSVLLRPILSWIHAHAYEMSSPSDMDAYKVHRYLDFIASLLEHPHAKALLLKEGVIGTLTRVLDRCLGTIDADRITILAGRSSSQSGFPVLSWSRPVFKSFSLISISQASLPNDLHKFANMGAEDSIMILKYLLRFCQVLSAGKELLACLAAFKDLGSCSEGRSALASSFNGLNYIPEDRESYKGHLMDGNGSSCLFNESEWRKCPPLLLCCKTLLRSADSKDGLSSYAIEAVRALCMGCLWFCLDGERLNSDGVIAVKFLFGLPDDIGSTDGVAEENLNYIHELISVLTPIADDYVAASDIQILLYEALESAKSLMLLLQKPSSLLKMDDIFSSDSVPVPPNVVCSSKIHLLSHAGAEMTVEYQGALGDQFQWECPETLPDRLSQSTLSGKRKMSSLDGPNRRARGENSMAEVTTQTAFARGPTSNTAPSAPTRRDAFRQRKPNTSRPPSMHVDDYVARERNDGVSNSNVIAIPRVGSSGGRPPSMHVDEFMARERERQNPLSTVVGDVKVQVKSSTPVNDSAKEKFNKPKQLKADLDDDLQIDIVFDGEECEPDDKLPFPQPDDILQQPAPVVVEQSSPHSIVEETESDVHSTPLTSIMDENTQSEFSSRMSVSRPELPLTREPSVSSDKKYFEHSDESNNVTLVKASSGFESASATNSPRFPGFCYNNSPGSSAQWPVDSRMNPHNFFPKNSPQHIGNVPVATGSAGYYDPRFLPNQPPLPPMPPPSTVAALIPQTPDTVPSQSSPFLNSMNEGQQPSTTYQIRSDYPSAFNNGSSSRSSVSSPSGARPPPPLPRTPPPYNSTPNRTSISQSTVFNQSNVGTTELPQGSTAPSGTRINAYSPPALVPHMVFNRPGSNSMAMYGHVPTRLQGDNPNMLQNLSVPQSPMQSIHSGGQLQPLQPPQLPGPPQPPQHLRPPIQASQQFEQGSLQSPVPVHSLQMLQQPMVSPMQAYYQSQQQEFAHLQQQVDYSQPQVLPQSGDASSQQQQDPAMSLQEYFKSPEAIQSLLGDREKLCQVLEQHPKLMQMLQEKLGAQL